A genomic window from Lotus japonicus ecotype B-129 chromosome 1, LjGifu_v1.2 includes:
- the LOC130725471 gene encoding DNA cross-link repair protein SNM1, with amino-acid sequence MSFFFSATATTMSLDMDLALFDDDEFEIPLTQTATIHRPLKKHKLETTAFGGSGKENVPPNASSSTIHDDGYEIENCSLDFIPSTIDSVGTALTDSSSSSSSASVSAFVISSPVKVKMKGTAYFGNSIESKLVVSRANAINNAEAGSELNLSDELDGSVRCPLCEVDISNLTEEQRHLHTNDCLDRGDDVAVRDDNVDAQFAPKVSRVVDWLRDLGLGKYEDVFVREEVDWDTLQWLTEEDLLSMGVTALGPRKKIVHALCEFRKGIAASNEKPEDALAEPRRNRNQNVKMQPHRPERKVDGTSKPAANKKITEYFPGFATNGKKVSTAPEEQQEMKSSGSVSGRNHKGKNSSTNRKLRDVPKWCSIEGTPFRVDAFKYLRGDCSHWFLTHFHLDHYQGLTKSFNHGKIYCSSITARLVNMNIGIPYDKLHILPLNQKVEIAGIDVTCLDANHCPGSIIILFQPPNGKAVLHTGDFRFSDELAINPVLRMCPVHTLILDTTYCNPQYDFPKQEAVIQFVIDAIQAEAFNPGTLFLIGSYTIGKERLFLEVARSLRRKVYVNAAKLRLLKCLEFEEEDMQWFTLNEHESNIHVAPMWTLASLKRLKHVSSQYASRFSLIVAFSPTGWTFGKGKKKSPGRRWQNGTIIRYEVPYSEHCSFTELKDFVKHISPANIIPSVNNDGPESANAMISLMSS; translated from the exons ATGAGCTTCTTCTTCTCCGCAACCGCAACCACGATGAGTTTGGATATGGATCTTGCTCTGTTCGACGACGATGAATTCGAGATTCCTCTTACGCAGACAGCAACCATTCACCGCCCATTGAAGAAACACAAACTCGAAACGACGGCGTTTGGTGGTAGTGGCAAGGAGAATGTTCCTCCAAACGCGTCCTCTTCTACTATTCACGACGACGGTTACGAAATTGAGAATTGCAGCTTGGATTTCATTCCTTCTACTATAGATTCAGTTGGAACCGCTCTAactgattcttcttcttcttcttcttctgcatcTGTATCTGCGTTTGTGATTTCGTCTCCGGTGAAGGTGAAAATGAAGGGGACTGCGTATTTTGGCAACTCGATTGAGTCGAAGCTGGTGGTTTCGAGAGCGAACGCGATTAATAATGCAGAAGCTGGTTCGGAGCTGAATTTGAGCGATGAGTTAGATGGCTCCGTTCGGTGTCCTCTCTGTGAGGTTGATATTTCCAACTTGACTGAGGAACAACGGCATCTTCACACCAATGATTGTCTTGATAGAGGAGATGAT GTTGCTGTTCGTGATGACAACGTGGATGCTCAGTTTGCGCCGAAAGTCTCTCGTGTAGTTGATTGGCTGCGTGATCTCGGTTTAGGGAAATATGAAGACGTTTTTGTTAGGGAAGAGGTTGATTGGGACACCTTGCAGTGGCTCACAGAGGAG GATCTCTTGAGCATGGGTGTCACTGCACTTGGCCCTAGAAAAAAGATTGTGCATGCCCTGTGTGAATTTAGAAAAGGAATTGCTGCTTCAAATGAAAAACCTGAGGATGCTCTGGCAGAGCCTAGAAGGAATAGAAACCAGAATGTCAAAATGCAGCCTCACAGACCTGAAAGGAAAGTTGATGGCACTAGTAAACCAGctgcaaacaaaaaaattactgAATATTTTCCAGGATTTGCTACTAATGGGAAGAAAGTTTCCACCGCTCCTGAAGAGCAACAAGAAATGAAAAGCAGTGGCTCCGTTTCTGGGCGTAACCACAAAGGAAAAAATTCGTCAACAAATAGAAAGCTTCGTGATGTTCCCAAATGGTGTAGCATAGAAGGAACACCTTTCCGAGTG GATGCTTTCAAGTATCTCAGAGGAGATTGTTCTCACTGGTTTCTCACACATTTCCACTTGGACC ATTATCAAGGTCTCACGAAGTCGTTCAATCATGGAAAGATATATTGCTCTTCTATTACAGCTAGACTTGTAAATATGAACATTGGGATTCCATATGATAAGTTACATATTTTGCCTCTGAACCAAAAGGTTGAAATAGCTGGTATTGATGTGACTTGCTTGGATGCCaaccactgtccaggttccataaTCATACTCTTTCAACCTCCGAATGGTAAG GCCGTACTCCACACGGGTGATTTTCGGTTTAGTGATGAGTTAGCAATAAATCCTGTCCTGAGGATGTGTCCTGTTCATACTTTAATTCTTGATACAACATACTGCAACCCACAG TATGACTTTCCAAAACAAGAGGCAGTTATACAATTTGTTATTGATGCCATTCAAGCAGAAGCTTTTAATCCCGGGACTCTTTTCCTGATTGGCAGTTATACAATTG GAAAAGAAAGGCTATTCCTTGAGGTTGCTCGTTCGCTACGAAGAAAGGTTTACGTGAATGCAGCAAAGTTACGTCTTTTAAAATGTTTAGAATTTGAGGAGGAGGATATGCAGTGGTTTACTTTAAATGAACACGAAAGCAACATTCATGTGGCCCCTATGTGGACACTTGCAAGCCTCAAAAGATTGAAACATGTATCAAGTCAATATGCA AGTCGGTTCAGTCTTATAGTTGCTTTCTCTCCTACCGGTTGGACATTTGGCAAAGGTAAAAAGAAATCTCCTGGAAGAAGGTGGCAGAACGGTACTATTATAAG GTATGAGGTGCCTTACAGTGAGCATTGCAGCTTTACAGAACTCAAAGATTTTGTAAAACATATATCTCCTGCTAACATTATACCAAGCGTGAATAATGATGGACCAGAATCTGCCAATGCAATGATTTCTCTCATGTCATCTTGA